A single region of the Pseudomonas sp. B21-023 genome encodes:
- a CDS encoding PleD family two-component system response regulator: protein MNDLPIEGFTTINESAAMVLLVDDQAMIGEAVRRGLAHEENIDFHFCADPHQAVAQAMRIKPTVILQDLIMPGLDGLTLVREYRNNPTTQDIPIIVLSTKEDPLVKSAAFAAGANDYLVKLPDTIELVARIRYHSRSYLTLLQRDEAYRALRVSQQQLLDTNLMLQRLMNSDGLTGLSNRRHFDEYLELEWRRAIREQQQLSLLMIDVDYFKAFNDSFGHLAGDEALRKVAEAIRGCCSRPTDLPARYGGEEFALVLPNTSPGGARLVAEKLRQTIMGLKIAHTVPEAASHLTVSIGLATLTPSVGSHCRQLISAADKGLYLAKNSGRNQVGIA, encoded by the coding sequence ATGAATGATCTACCGATCGAAGGTTTCACGACCATCAACGAAAGTGCGGCGATGGTCCTGCTGGTCGACGATCAGGCCATGATCGGCGAAGCGGTGCGCCGTGGCCTCGCCCACGAAGAGAACATCGACTTCCACTTCTGCGCCGACCCGCACCAGGCGGTGGCCCAGGCCATGCGCATCAAGCCCACGGTGATCCTCCAGGACCTGATCATGCCGGGCCTTGATGGCCTGACCCTGGTGCGCGAGTACCGCAACAATCCGACCACCCAGGACATTCCGATCATCGTCCTGTCGACCAAGGAGGACCCGCTGGTCAAAAGCGCGGCCTTCGCCGCCGGGGCCAACGACTACCTGGTCAAGTTGCCGGACACCATCGAGCTGGTGGCGCGTATCCGCTACCACTCGCGCTCCTACCTCACCCTGTTGCAGCGCGACGAGGCCTACCGTGCGCTGCGCGTGAGCCAGCAGCAGTTGCTCGACACCAACCTGATGCTGCAGCGGCTGATGAACTCGGACGGCCTGACCGGGTTGTCCAACCGCCGTCACTTCGACGAGTACCTGGAGCTGGAATGGCGCCGGGCGATTCGCGAGCAGCAGCAGTTGTCGCTGCTGATGATCGACGTCGACTATTTCAAGGCGTTCAACGACAGTTTCGGCCACCTGGCCGGCGACGAGGCCTTGCGCAAGGTGGCCGAGGCCATTCGTGGCTGCTGCTCGCGTCCTACCGACCTGCCGGCGCGTTATGGCGGCGAGGAATTCGCCCTGGTGCTGCCCAACACCTCGCCCGGTGGCGCGCGCCTGGTGGCCGAAAAACTGCGCCAGACCATCATGGGCCTGAAGATCGCCCATACCGTGCCCGAGGCGGCGTCGCACCTGACCGTGAGCATCGGCCTGGCGACCCTGACCCCGAGTGTCGGCAGCCATTGCCGGCAGCTGATCTCGGCGGCGGACAAGGGGCTGTACCTGGCCAAGAACAGTGGGCGCAACCAGGTCGGGATCGCCTGA
- a CDS encoding chemotaxis response regulator protein-glutamate methylesterase: MRIAIVNDMPMAVEALRRALAFEPAHQVIWVAGNGAEAVRLCAEQTPDLILMDLIMPVMDGVEATRRIMAETPCAIVIVTVDRKQNVHRVFEAMGHGALDVVDTPALGAGDAREAAAPLLRKILNIGWLIGQQRPSAPRAVSVPLREASQRRALVAIGSSAGGPAALEVLLKGLPRSFPAAIVLVQHVDQVFAAGMAEWLSSASGLPVRLAREGEPPQPGQVLLAGTNHHIRLLKNGELAYTAEPVNEIYRPSIDVFFESVARCWSGDAVGVLLTGMGRDGAQGLKLMRQQGFLTIAQDQQSSAVYGMPKAAAAIDAAVEIRPLERIAGRLMEIFPK; the protein is encoded by the coding sequence ATGAGAATCGCCATTGTCAACGACATGCCCATGGCCGTCGAGGCCCTGCGCCGGGCGTTGGCATTCGAGCCCGCGCACCAGGTGATCTGGGTCGCCGGCAACGGCGCCGAGGCGGTGCGCCTGTGCGCCGAGCAGACGCCGGACCTGATCCTCATGGACCTGATCATGCCGGTCATGGACGGCGTGGAAGCGACCCGGCGCATCATGGCCGAAACCCCCTGCGCCATCGTCATCGTCACCGTGGATCGCAAACAGAATGTGCACCGGGTGTTCGAGGCCATGGGCCATGGCGCCCTGGATGTGGTCGACACCCCGGCATTGGGCGCTGGCGATGCACGCGAGGCAGCCGCGCCACTGCTGCGCAAGATCCTCAATATCGGCTGGCTGATCGGCCAGCAGCGGCCCAGCGCGCCTCGGGCGGTTAGCGTGCCGCTGCGCGAGGCCTCGCAGCGCCGCGCACTGGTGGCCATCGGCTCGTCCGCGGGTGGGCCGGCCGCCCTGGAAGTACTGCTCAAGGGGCTGCCGCGCAGTTTTCCGGCGGCCATCGTGCTGGTCCAGCATGTTGACCAGGTATTCGCCGCGGGCATGGCCGAGTGGCTCAGCAGCGCCTCCGGCCTGCCGGTGCGCCTGGCCCGCGAGGGTGAGCCGCCGCAGCCGGGGCAGGTGCTGCTGGCCGGCACCAACCACCATATCCGCCTCCTTAAGAATGGCGAGCTGGCCTACACTGCCGAGCCCGTCAACGAAATCTACCGGCCCTCGATCGATGTGTTCTTCGAGAGCGTGGCGCGTTGCTGGTCCGGCGATGCGGTGGGCGTGCTGCTCACCGGCATGGGGCGCGACGGCGCCCAAGGCCTGAAACTGATGCGCCAGCAGGGTTTCCTGACCATCGCCCAGGACCAGCAGAGCAGCGCGGTGTACGGCATGCCCAAGGCCGCCGCGGCGATCGACGCGGCGGTGGAAATACGTCCGCTGGAGCGAATCGCCGGACGACTGATGGAAATCTTTCCGAAATGA
- a CDS encoding hybrid sensor histidine kinase/response regulator, with the protein MTPEQMRDASLLELFSLEAEAQTQVLSAGLMALERNPAQPDQLEACMRAAHSLKGAARIVGIDAGVSVAHVMEDCLVAAQEGRLLLRPEHIDALLQGTDLLMRIATPGDQGGEAAVAVFLAQMTALLDPSAPAQAGVPSVPPAAMPARPEPEPTLQAPTEPEPEAEPVPARKAGKRGGEGGERVLRVTADRLNSLLDLSSKSLVETQRLKPYLATLQRLKRMHGQGMRGLDGLKVQLEESGQGPEVLEALAQTQQLLAETQQILLQQAADLDEFGWQASQRAQLLYDTALACRMRPFADVLTGQSRMVRDLGRSLDKPVRLLIEGEKTQVDRDVLEKLEAPLTHLLRNAVDHGIELPEQRLLAGKPSEGTVRLRASHQAGLLILELSDDGAGIDLQRLRESIVERALSPAETVAQMSEAELLTFLFLPGFSLRDTVTEVSGRGVGLDAVQHMVRELRGSIELTQVAGQGCCFHVEVPLTLSVVRSLVVEVGGEAYAFPLAHIERTVDVAAEAIVQIEGRQHFWHEGRHIGLVAASQLLNRPAAQGDEQSLRVVVIREREQLYGVAVERLIGERVLVVMPLDPRLGKVQDISAGALLDDGSVVLIVDVEDLLRSVDKLLSTGRLERIERGGRGAKGAVRKRILVVDDSLTVRELQRKLLGHRGYEVAVAVDGMDGWNALRSDDFDLLITDIDMPRMDGIELVTLVRRDNRLQSLPVMVVSYKDREEDRRRGLDAGADYYLAKASFHDDALLDAVVELIGGAQG; encoded by the coding sequence ATGACCCCGGAGCAAATGCGCGATGCGTCGCTGCTCGAGCTGTTCAGCCTGGAGGCCGAGGCCCAGACCCAGGTGCTCAGCGCCGGCTTGATGGCGCTGGAGCGCAACCCTGCGCAACCCGATCAACTCGAGGCCTGCATGCGTGCGGCGCACTCGCTCAAGGGGGCGGCGCGCATTGTCGGCATCGATGCCGGGGTCAGCGTCGCCCACGTCATGGAAGACTGTCTGGTGGCCGCTCAGGAGGGCCGCCTGCTGCTGCGCCCGGAGCATATCGACGCCTTGTTGCAAGGTACCGACCTGTTGATGCGTATCGCGACCCCTGGAGATCAGGGCGGCGAAGCCGCCGTGGCGGTGTTCCTGGCACAGATGACCGCGTTGCTCGACCCTTCTGCGCCCGCGCAGGCTGGCGTTCCAAGCGTGCCGCCCGCTGCCATGCCAGCGCGGCCGGAACCCGAGCCAACGCTCCAGGCCCCCACGGAGCCTGAACCGGAAGCTGAGCCCGTGCCTGCCCGCAAGGCCGGCAAGCGTGGTGGCGAGGGGGGAGAGCGGGTATTGCGGGTGACTGCCGACCGTCTGAACAGCCTGCTGGACCTGTCGAGCAAGTCGCTGGTCGAGACCCAGCGGCTGAAACCCTACCTGGCCACCTTGCAGCGCCTGAAGCGCATGCATGGCCAGGGCATGCGCGGCCTCGATGGCCTGAAGGTCCAGCTGGAAGAGAGCGGGCAGGGGCCGGAGGTGCTGGAAGCGCTGGCCCAGACCCAGCAGTTGCTGGCTGAAACCCAGCAGATCCTCTTGCAGCAGGCGGCCGATCTCGACGAATTCGGTTGGCAGGCCAGCCAGCGCGCGCAACTGCTGTACGACACGGCGCTGGCCTGTCGCATGCGTCCGTTCGCCGATGTGCTCACCGGCCAGAGCCGGATGGTCCGCGACCTCGGGCGCTCGCTGGACAAGCCGGTGCGCCTGTTGATCGAGGGCGAGAAGACCCAGGTCGACCGTGACGTGCTGGAAAAGCTCGAGGCACCGCTGACGCACCTGCTGCGCAACGCGGTCGATCATGGCATCGAACTGCCCGAGCAGCGCTTGCTGGCCGGCAAACCGAGCGAGGGCACCGTGCGCCTGCGCGCCTCGCACCAGGCCGGGCTGCTGATCCTCGAACTGTCTGACGACGGTGCCGGCATCGATCTGCAGCGCTTGCGCGAGAGTATCGTCGAGCGCGCATTGTCACCGGCCGAGACGGTGGCGCAGATGAGCGAGGCCGAGCTGCTGACATTCCTGTTCCTGCCGGGTTTCAGCCTGCGCGACACGGTCACCGAAGTGTCCGGGCGCGGTGTCGGCCTGGATGCGGTGCAGCACATGGTCCGTGAGCTGCGCGGCTCCATCGAGTTGACTCAGGTGGCCGGCCAGGGATGTTGCTTCCATGTGGAAGTGCCGTTGACCTTGTCGGTGGTTCGCAGCCTGGTCGTCGAGGTGGGCGGCGAGGCCTACGCCTTCCCGCTGGCGCATATCGAGCGCACCGTCGACGTGGCGGCCGAGGCCATCGTGCAGATCGAAGGGCGGCAGCACTTCTGGCACGAAGGGCGACACATCGGCCTGGTGGCCGCCAGCCAGCTTCTCAACCGGCCGGCGGCACAGGGCGACGAACAGAGCCTGCGGGTGGTGGTGATCCGCGAGCGCGAGCAGCTCTATGGGGTGGCCGTCGAGCGGCTGATCGGCGAGCGGGTACTGGTGGTGATGCCGTTGGATCCCCGCCTGGGCAAAGTCCAGGATATCTCCGCCGGGGCCTTGCTCGACGACGGTTCGGTGGTGCTCATCGTCGATGTCGAGGACTTGCTGCGCTCGGTGGACAAGCTGCTCAGCACCGGCCGCCTGGAGCGTATCGAGCGCGGTGGGCGGGGCGCCAAGGGTGCGGTGCGCAAGCGCATCCTGGTGGTCGACGACTCGCTCACCGTGCGCGAGCTGCAACGTAAGCTGCTGGGCCACCGCGGCTACGAAGTGGCGGTGGCCGTGGATGGCATGGACGGCTGGAACGCGCTGCGCAGCGATGATTTCGACCTGTTGATCACCGACATCGACATGCCGCGCATGGACGGGATCGAGCTGGTCACCCTGGTGCGGCGCGACAACCGCCTGCAATCGCTGCCGGTGATGGTGGTGTCCTACAAGGATCGCGAAGAAGACCGGCGTCGTGGACTGGATGCCGGTGCCGACTATTATTTGGCCAAGGCCAGCTTCCATGACGATGCGTTGCTGGATGCGGTCGTGGAGCTGATCGGAGGTGCCCAGGGATGA
- a CDS encoding chemotaxis protein CheW: protein MSGGYHMQLIANDDQPIDDCWNRIGVHGDKQCPLLEQHVHCRNCEVYADAATRLLDRYALVQDEQVETAIVEECAVGRSMLLFRLGEEWLALATACLAEIAPAQPVHSLPHQRSRVLQGVANVRGALVPCLSLADLLGVPTQAGAERTGRSMPRMLILAAEGGPVVVPVDEIDGIHRLDLAGQDNGRDAAHFTAAVLQWRGRSVRVLDEQHLMSAVKRSLS, encoded by the coding sequence ATGAGCGGCGGATACCATATGCAACTGATCGCCAATGACGACCAGCCCATCGATGATTGCTGGAACCGCATCGGCGTGCATGGCGACAAGCAGTGCCCGTTGCTGGAGCAGCATGTGCACTGCCGCAATTGCGAGGTGTATGCCGACGCGGCCACGCGCCTGCTGGACCGCTATGCGCTGGTCCAGGACGAGCAGGTCGAAACGGCCATCGTGGAGGAATGCGCGGTCGGCCGCTCGATGCTGCTGTTCCGCCTGGGCGAGGAGTGGCTGGCCCTGGCCACCGCCTGCCTGGCCGAGATCGCCCCGGCGCAGCCGGTGCACTCGTTGCCGCACCAGCGCTCGCGTGTGCTGCAGGGCGTCGCCAATGTGCGCGGTGCGCTGGTGCCTTGCCTGTCGCTCGCCGACCTGCTGGGCGTGCCGACGCAAGCGGGCGCGGAGCGCACCGGGCGGAGCATGCCGCGCATGCTGATCCTGGCGGCCGAGGGCGGGCCGGTGGTGGTGCCGGTGGACGAGATCGACGGCATCCATCGTCTTGACCTTGCGGGCCAGGACAACGGCCGCGATGCGGCGCATTTCACCGCTGCCGTGTTGCAGTGGCGAGGGCGCAGCGTGCGAGTGCTGGATGAACAACACCTGATGTCAGCCGTGAAGCGGAGCCTGTCATGA
- a CDS encoding protein-glutamate O-methyltransferase CheR: MSEQRFFRFLQERIGLDVESVGTAMVERALRQRCTLVQAADLDDYWLRLQQSSDEQQALIEAVIVPETWFFRYPESFTALAGLAHKRAAELAGARPLRILSLPCSTGEEPYSIAMALLDGGLSPGAFRVDGIDISPSSVAKGEQALYGRNSFRGSELAFRERHFSPSGDTHRLDERVRQQVSLQAGNVLDPALKAREGLYDFVFCRNLLIYFDVPTQQRVFEVLKRLIHAQGVLFIGPAEGSLLARLGMRPLGIAQSFAYVRQDDAPPPVAKPLPVARQPVAPPPPRLVALPPRAARSSAVPAAPVPAQGEAQLLALIARQANAGENQQARADCERYLRQFAPKAQVYYWLGLLSDTEGDAAQAITHYRKALYLEPQHPEALMHLAMLLAAQGDDAGARRLQERAARAGRESER; this comes from the coding sequence ATGAGCGAGCAACGTTTCTTCCGTTTCCTGCAGGAACGTATCGGGCTGGACGTGGAGTCGGTCGGCACAGCGATGGTCGAGCGCGCACTGCGCCAGCGCTGCACGCTCGTGCAGGCTGCGGATCTCGACGACTATTGGCTGCGTTTGCAGCAGTCCAGCGATGAGCAGCAGGCCTTGATCGAGGCGGTCATCGTTCCGGAGACCTGGTTCTTCCGTTACCCCGAATCCTTCACCGCGCTGGCGGGGTTGGCGCACAAGCGTGCGGCAGAACTTGCCGGCGCACGGCCCTTGCGCATCCTCAGCCTGCCGTGCTCGACGGGCGAGGAGCCCTACTCGATCGCCATGGCCTTGCTCGACGGTGGCCTGAGCCCGGGCGCTTTCCGCGTCGATGGCATTGATATCAGCCCCAGTTCGGTGGCCAAGGGCGAGCAGGCGCTATACGGGCGCAACTCCTTCCGCGGCAGTGAGCTTGCCTTTCGCGAGCGGCACTTCAGCCCAAGCGGCGATACCCATCGCCTGGATGAGCGGGTGCGCCAGCAAGTCAGCCTGCAGGCGGGCAACGTGCTCGACCCGGCGCTCAAGGCGCGTGAAGGGTTGTACGATTTTGTGTTCTGCCGCAACTTGCTGATCTACTTCGATGTTCCGACCCAGCAGCGAGTGTTCGAGGTACTCAAGCGCCTGATCCACGCTCAGGGCGTGCTGTTCATAGGCCCCGCCGAGGGCAGCCTGCTGGCGCGCCTGGGCATGCGCCCGCTGGGGATTGCCCAGTCATTCGCCTATGTGCGCCAGGATGATGCCCCACCGCCTGTTGCCAAGCCGTTGCCGGTTGCGCGCCAGCCGGTCGCGCCGCCGCCGCCGCGTCTCGTGGCACTGCCGCCCCGAGCCGCCAGGTCGAGCGCCGTGCCAGCGGCGCCGGTCCCGGCGCAGGGCGAAGCGCAGTTGCTGGCCCTCATTGCCCGGCAGGCCAATGCCGGTGAAAACCAGCAGGCAAGGGCGGACTGCGAACGCTATCTGCGCCAGTTCGCCCCCAAGGCGCAGGTCTATTACTGGCTGGGGTTGCTCAGTGACACCGAAGGCGATGCCGCGCAGGCCATCACCCATTATCGCAAGGCGCTCTACCTCGAGCCGCAGCACCCTGAGGCACTGATGCACCTGGCCATGCTGCTGGCCGCGCAGGGGGACGATGCCGGTGCCCGGCGCCTGCAGGAGCGTGCCGCCCGAGCTGGCAGGGAGTCTGAACGATGA
- a CDS encoding chemotaxis protein CheW, with translation MNEPSPREDRESAGKGVLYLQFRIADQRFALDVREVIEVLPCRTLKPIAQAPGWVAGVLAHRGALVPVIDLSALSFGMPAQSRSSTRMVLVHYRADPRRPDLQLGLVLEQATDTLRCAPEEFQPYGLDNADARYLGPVRQDARGLLQRIQVNDLLSDAVRELLYPVEPGQEPA, from the coding sequence ATGAACGAACCGTCCCCTCGCGAGGATCGCGAATCAGCCGGCAAGGGCGTGCTGTACCTGCAATTTCGTATCGCCGACCAGCGCTTCGCCCTGGACGTGCGTGAGGTGATCGAAGTGCTGCCGTGTCGTACCCTCAAACCCATCGCCCAGGCGCCGGGCTGGGTGGCCGGCGTGCTCGCCCACCGTGGTGCGTTGGTACCGGTGATCGACCTGTCGGCGCTGAGCTTCGGCATGCCGGCACAGTCGCGCAGCAGTACGCGGATGGTCCTGGTGCACTATCGCGCTGACCCGCGCCGTCCTGACCTGCAACTGGGGCTTGTCCTGGAGCAGGCCACCGATACGCTGCGCTGTGCCCCCGAGGAATTCCAGCCATACGGCCTGGACAATGCCGACGCGCGCTATCTCGGGCCGGTGCGCCAGGACGCCCGCGGTTTGTTGCAGCGCATCCAGGTGAACGACCTGTTGTCGGACGCGGTGCGTGAGCTGCTGTACCCCGTCGAGCCCGGGCAGGAGCCAGCATGA
- a CDS encoding methyl-accepting chemotaxis protein gives MKNWTLRQRILASFAVIIAIMLLMIVAAYSRLVAIESSEEAVGSDSIPGLYYSSMIRSAWVDSYVTSQQLVGLSNHREFTTTDAELFKSFDDRLKQHMASYQGTIRDPADQAAFDDFTRQEEAYVKIVDQVLETYRQKNYAEAQRLIAEVLTPAWREGRLHLNEVIERNRESADNATNEIVSAVATAKGSMIVSLLLAIVAAGICGLLLMRAITAPMQRIVHALDGLRSGDLSMRLSLDRKDEFGAIEGGFNEMAESLANLVSQAQRSSVQVTTSVTEIAATSKQQQATATETAATTTEIGATSREIAATSRDLVRTMTEVTSSADQASSLAGAGQQGLARMEETMHQVMGAADLVNAKLAILNEKASNITQMVVTIVKVADQTNLLSLNAAIEAEKAGEYGRGFAVVATEVRRLADQTAVATYDIEQMVREIQSAVSAGVMGMDKFSEEVRRGMFEVQQVGEQLSQIIHQVQALAPRVLMVNEGMQAQATGAEQINQALAQLSDASTQTVESLRQASFAIDELSQVAAGLRGGVSRFKV, from the coding sequence GTGAAGAACTGGACCTTGCGCCAACGGATCCTGGCAAGTTTCGCCGTGATTATCGCCATCATGCTGCTGATGATCGTGGCCGCCTACTCGCGGCTGGTGGCGATCGAGTCCAGCGAGGAGGCGGTAGGGTCCGACAGCATTCCCGGGCTCTACTACAGCTCGATGATCCGCAGCGCCTGGGTCGACAGCTACGTGACCAGCCAGCAACTGGTCGGCCTGTCGAACCACCGCGAGTTCACCACGACCGATGCCGAGTTGTTCAAGAGTTTCGACGACCGTCTGAAGCAGCATATGGCCAGCTACCAGGGCACTATCCGCGACCCGGCCGACCAGGCCGCGTTCGACGATTTCACGCGCCAGGAAGAGGCTTACGTCAAGATCGTCGATCAGGTCCTGGAAACCTATCGCCAGAAGAACTACGCCGAAGCCCAGCGCTTGATCGCCGAGGTGCTGACGCCAGCCTGGAGAGAAGGGCGCCTGCATCTGAACGAAGTGATCGAGCGCAACCGGGAGTCGGCCGACAACGCCACCAATGAAATCGTCAGCGCCGTGGCCACCGCCAAAGGCAGCATGATCGTCTCGCTGCTGCTGGCAATCGTCGCCGCCGGCATTTGCGGCCTGCTGCTGATGCGCGCGATCACCGCCCCCATGCAACGCATCGTGCACGCCCTCGACGGCCTGCGTTCGGGCGACCTGAGCATGCGCCTGAGCCTGGACCGCAAGGATGAGTTCGGCGCGATCGAGGGTGGCTTCAACGAAATGGCCGAATCCCTGGCCAACCTGGTGTCGCAAGCCCAGCGCTCGTCGGTGCAGGTGACCACCTCGGTCACCGAGATCGCCGCCACCTCCAAGCAGCAGCAGGCCACCGCCACCGAGACAGCCGCCACCACCACCGAGATCGGCGCCACCTCGCGGGAAATCGCCGCGACCTCGCGGGACCTGGTGCGCACCATGACCGAAGTCACTTCGTCGGCCGACCAGGCCTCGAGCCTTGCCGGTGCCGGCCAGCAGGGCCTGGCGCGCATGGAGGAGACCATGCACCAGGTGATGGGCGCCGCCGACCTGGTCAACGCCAAGCTGGCGATCCTCAACGAGAAGGCCAGCAATATCACGCAGATGGTGGTGACCATCGTCAAGGTCGCCGACCAGACCAACCTGCTGTCGCTCAACGCGGCCATCGAGGCAGAGAAGGCCGGTGAGTACGGTCGCGGTTTCGCCGTGGTCGCCACCGAAGTACGCCGGCTGGCCGACCAGACCGCCGTGGCCACCTATGACATTGAGCAGATGGTGCGCGAGATCCAGTCGGCGGTGTCGGCCGGGGTGATGGGCATGGACAAGTTCTCCGAGGAAGTGCGCCGCGGCATGTTCGAGGTGCAGCAAGTGGGCGAGCAGCTCAGCCAGATCATCCATCAGGTACAGGCGCTGGCGCCGCGGGTGCTGATGGTCAACGAGGGCATGCAGGCCCAGGCCACCGGCGCCGAGCAGATCAACCAGGCACTGGCCCAGCTCAGCGATGCCAGTACCCAGACCGTGGAATCGCTGCGCCAGGCCAGCTTCGCCATCGACGAACTGAGCCAGGTAGCCGCCGGGCTGCGTGGCGGTGTTTCGCGGTTCAAAGTCTGA
- a CDS encoding tellurite resistance TerB family protein: MNTRGLLDQLLKTGQSLLQNQQGKGVSDKGSGNLGSLLSGAGGGALAAGAMGLLLGNKKARKYGGKALTYGGLAALGVLAYKAYGNWQARQGAGDQQPQTLDRLPPAQVEQHSQAVLRALVAAAKSDGHIDDRERALIEGEFTRLDSDRELQHWLHAELNKPLDPAEVARAAQTPEMAAEMYLASVMMVDQENFMERAYLDELARQLRLDPALRLELENQVRLAADQ; encoded by the coding sequence ATGAACACGCGTGGTCTGCTCGATCAGCTTTTGAAAACCGGTCAATCCCTGCTGCAGAACCAGCAGGGCAAGGGCGTCAGCGACAAAGGTTCGGGGAACCTTGGCAGCCTGTTGTCCGGTGCGGGCGGTGGCGCGTTGGCAGCGGGGGCCATGGGCTTGCTGCTGGGCAACAAGAAGGCCCGCAAGTACGGCGGCAAGGCCCTGACCTACGGCGGCCTGGCCGCGCTCGGGGTGCTGGCCTACAAGGCCTATGGCAACTGGCAGGCACGCCAGGGCGCCGGCGATCAGCAGCCGCAGACGCTGGATCGCCTGCCGCCGGCCCAGGTCGAGCAACACAGCCAGGCAGTGCTGCGGGCGCTGGTGGCGGCAGCCAAGTCCGACGGCCATATCGATGACCGTGAGCGGGCCCTGATCGAAGGCGAGTTCACTCGCCTGGACAGCGACCGCGAGTTGCAGCACTGGCTGCACGCCGAACTGAACAAGCCGCTGGATCCGGCCGAAGTGGCCCGCGCCGCGCAGACGCCGGAAATGGCCGCCGAGATGTACCTGGCCAGCGTGATGATGGTCGACCAGGAGAATTTCATGGAGCGCGCCTACCTCGACGAACTGGCGCGCCAGCTGCGTCTGGACCCTGCCTTGCGCCTGGAGCTGGAGAACCAGGTCAGGCTTGCCGCGGATCAATGA